Proteins encoded within one genomic window of Amorphoplanes friuliensis DSM 7358:
- a CDS encoding GNAT family N-acetyltransferase yields the protein MTIEVNDVPDAKRYEARENGESKVAGLAQYIRTTELVAFVHTEVSPEYEGRGVGAALVRAALDEARTANLRVLPVCPFFAGWIARHPEYQDLLYQSRSKVND from the coding sequence ATGACAATCGAAGTGAACGACGTCCCGGACGCCAAACGGTACGAGGCCCGGGAGAACGGCGAGTCCAAGGTCGCGGGTCTCGCCCAGTACATCCGCACGACGGAGCTGGTCGCGTTTGTCCACACCGAGGTCTCGCCGGAGTACGAAGGGCGGGGCGTGGGTGCGGCACTGGTCCGCGCGGCCCTCGACGAGGCACGTACGGCGAACCTGCGGGTGCTGCCCGTCTGCCCCTTCTTCGCGGGATGGATCGCCCGGCACCCCGAGTACCAGGACCTGCTGTACCAGTCGCGCAGCAAAGTCAATGACTGA
- a CDS encoding MerR family transcriptional regulator, with protein MTWSTRELAELAGTTVNTIRHYHRLGLLDDPDRRYNGYKQYDVSHLVCLLRIRRLVELGVPLSEVGVARSAGDVPPEVLRQVDAQLAAEIERLSRARADIAVILRDGAPADTPAGFESVAPRLSTADASLIHVYSRLYDDDAMKDLVRMVETDTDPVNAEMNALPVDADEATRQSVAERLAPVIAQNLLDYPWLSDPAAHLSNSEQVTQKTFVDAVSTLYNAAQLDVLTRASLLAHEQVRRTRAGEQDADVD; from the coding sequence ATGACCTGGAGCACTCGGGAGCTCGCTGAACTCGCCGGCACCACGGTGAACACCATCCGGCACTACCACCGGCTCGGCCTGCTCGACGACCCGGACCGCCGGTACAACGGGTACAAGCAGTACGACGTCTCGCATCTGGTCTGCCTGCTGCGGATCCGGCGCCTCGTGGAGCTCGGTGTGCCGCTGTCCGAGGTGGGCGTGGCGAGGTCGGCCGGCGACGTCCCGCCGGAGGTGCTGCGCCAGGTCGATGCTCAGCTGGCCGCCGAGATCGAGCGCCTGAGCAGGGCCCGGGCCGACATCGCCGTCATTCTGCGCGACGGCGCACCGGCCGACACCCCCGCCGGCTTCGAGTCGGTCGCGCCCCGGCTGTCGACGGCCGACGCCTCGCTCATCCACGTCTACTCCCGGCTCTACGACGACGACGCCATGAAGGACCTCGTGCGCATGGTGGAGACCGACACCGACCCCGTCAACGCGGAGATGAACGCCCTGCCCGTGGACGCGGACGAGGCCACCCGGCAGAGCGTCGCCGAGAGGCTCGCACCGGTCATCGCCCAGAACCTCCTCGATTATCCCTGGCTCAGCGATCCGGCCGCGCACCTGTCCAACAGCGAGCAGGTCACCCAGAAGACGTTCGTCGATGCGGTGTCCACGCTCTACAACGCCGCACAGCTCGACGTGCTCACCCGGGCCAGCCTCCTCGCGCATGAGCAGGTGCGCCGGACCCGGGCGGGCGAGCAGGACGCCGACGTCGATTGA
- a CDS encoding MarR family winged helix-turn-helix transcriptional regulator has translation MVVDAARLWTLNHRLLTVVLDSCTAELAELGLETKEFFVLAEVAASPYPAELAAKLVISKASMTGYVRNLVAKGFLRREIDDADLRRQRLILTPEGVTARDQALKALAAGFELRLARITPADRSELQRILLALLEEGAGHDLEHSGAR, from the coding sequence GTGGTGGTGGATGCCGCACGGCTGTGGACGCTGAACCACCGCCTGCTGACCGTGGTGCTCGACTCCTGCACGGCCGAGCTGGCCGAGCTGGGACTCGAGACCAAGGAGTTCTTCGTGCTGGCCGAGGTGGCCGCGTCGCCGTACCCGGCCGAGCTGGCCGCGAAGCTGGTGATCTCCAAGGCCAGCATGACCGGCTACGTGCGCAACCTCGTCGCCAAGGGTTTCCTGCGGCGCGAGATCGACGACGCGGACCTGCGCCGCCAACGCCTCATCCTGACCCCCGAGGGCGTGACGGCGCGCGACCAGGCGTTGAAGGCGCTCGCGGCCGGCTTCGAGCTCAGGCTGGCCAGAATCACGCCCGCCGACCGCTCCGAGCTGCAGCGCATCCTCCTCGCCCTGCTCGAGGAAGGGGCCGGCCATGACCTGGAGCACTCGGGAGCTCGCTGA
- a CDS encoding TetR/AcrR family transcriptional regulator, with translation METSEVRRGRPPTFDRAAALAAATRLFWENGYEATSINDLTRAMGIRPGSLYAAFGDKRALFNEVVEAYGRSPAGEFIWAAMAREPTAFNAFHRILLDAAAMYTDPETPAGNLLCSAAAADTDVATYMRDLRNASVATFEQRLKTAQDQGELPATAEPRKLAAYFTAVIHGMSQRARDGATAAELTDTAELAMAAWPAPTD, from the coding sequence GTGGAGACTTCAGAGGTGCGGCGAGGCCGCCCACCGACCTTCGACCGGGCGGCGGCGCTGGCGGCTGCCACCCGTCTGTTCTGGGAGAACGGGTACGAGGCAACCTCGATCAACGACCTCACCCGGGCGATGGGCATCCGGCCCGGCAGCCTCTACGCGGCCTTCGGCGACAAGCGGGCGCTCTTCAACGAGGTCGTCGAGGCGTACGGCCGCTCCCCCGCCGGAGAGTTCATCTGGGCCGCCATGGCCAGGGAGCCCACGGCCTTCAACGCCTTCCACCGCATCCTGCTCGACGCGGCGGCGATGTACACCGACCCGGAAACGCCGGCCGGCAACCTGCTCTGCAGCGCCGCCGCGGCCGACACCGACGTCGCCACCTACATGCGCGACCTGCGCAACGCCAGCGTCGCCACCTTCGAGCAGCGCCTGAAGACCGCCCAGGACCAGGGCGAACTACCGGCAACGGCCGAACCTCGCAAGCTGGCCGCGTACTTCACCGCCGTGATCCACGGCATGTCCCAGCGTGCCCGCGACGGCGCCACGGCGGCGGAACTCACCGACACCGCGGAACTGGCCATGGCCGCCTGGCCGGCACCGACCGATTGA
- a CDS encoding zinc-dependent alcohol dehydrogenase family protein translates to MKAVVLTRFGGVDAFELRDVSVPKVEPRQVRVRVHATAVNPLDYQIRRGDYADLVPLPAIIGHDVSGVIEEVGSHVTEFRAGDAVYYTPLIFGGPGSYAEQHVADVELVGRKPENLSHLEAASLTLVGGTVWESLVTRAQLTVGETILIHGGSGGVGTIAIQIARAIGARVITTARAGDHEFVHSLGADAAIDFTSTDYVDAVAGMTQGKGVDVVFDTIGGDTLTRSPLTLADAGRVVSIVDITQPQNLIEAWGRNAAYHFVFARQNRGKLDALTTLVERGLVKPVIGATLPLARMGEAHELLENRRSYALRGKIAIDVAGETVALPPRRP, encoded by the coding sequence ATGAAGGCCGTCGTGCTCACCCGCTTCGGTGGGGTCGATGCCTTCGAGCTGCGCGACGTCTCCGTACCCAAGGTCGAGCCCCGCCAGGTACGGGTGCGCGTGCACGCGACCGCCGTCAACCCGCTCGACTATCAGATCCGTCGCGGCGACTACGCGGATCTGGTGCCGCTTCCGGCGATCATCGGGCACGACGTCTCCGGAGTGATTGAGGAAGTCGGATCCCACGTGACCGAGTTCCGCGCCGGCGACGCGGTGTACTACACGCCCCTGATCTTCGGCGGCCCCGGCTCGTACGCCGAGCAGCACGTCGCCGACGTCGAGCTTGTCGGCCGCAAGCCGGAGAACCTCAGTCACCTGGAGGCGGCGAGCCTGACACTCGTCGGCGGAACGGTCTGGGAGTCGCTGGTGACACGAGCTCAGCTCACCGTGGGCGAGACGATCCTGATCCACGGAGGCTCGGGTGGGGTCGGCACGATCGCGATCCAGATCGCGAGGGCGATCGGCGCACGGGTGATCACCACCGCCAGAGCCGGCGACCACGAGTTCGTGCACTCGCTCGGAGCGGACGCGGCGATCGACTTCACCTCGACGGATTACGTCGACGCCGTGGCCGGGATGACGCAGGGCAAGGGCGTCGACGTCGTCTTCGACACGATCGGCGGCGACACGCTCACCCGGAGCCCGCTGACCCTCGCCGACGCCGGACGTGTCGTCAGCATCGTCGACATCACACAGCCGCAGAACCTCATCGAGGCGTGGGGCAGGAACGCCGCCTACCACTTCGTCTTCGCCCGGCAGAACCGGGGAAAGCTCGACGCGCTCACCACGCTCGTCGAGCGCGGCCTCGTGAAGCCGGTCATCGGCGCGACCCTGCCGCTCGCCCGCATGGGCGAGGCCCACGAGCTCCTGGAGAACAGGCGGTCGTACGCCCTGCGCGGCAAGATCGCGATCGACGTGGCGGGCGAAACCGTTGCCCTTCCACCGCGCCGCCCCTGA
- a CDS encoding SDR family NAD(P)-dependent oxidoreductase, whose product MSAALQDKVALVTGGSHGIGRATVERFARDGATVGVGYGHDEEAARDTVERILKDGGRAFAVRTELGVPGDAARFWETFDEAGREFVPDGKIDILVHNAAKGSFARLADLPEDEFDQVIAVNVKAPLFITKLGLPRLRDGGRIINISSLAATVGSPELLAYGVSKAALNTFTLDLALDLGPRGITVNSVSPGVVMTRNSQYLRDNAELAAQQAARVALGRLGEPEDVASIIAFLASDEGRWVTGQVIDASGGTAL is encoded by the coding sequence ATGTCAGCAGCACTGCAGGACAAAGTTGCGCTCGTCACCGGCGGCAGTCACGGCATCGGCCGGGCGACCGTCGAACGGTTCGCCCGCGACGGCGCCACCGTCGGCGTCGGCTACGGCCACGACGAAGAGGCGGCCCGCGACACCGTGGAGCGCATCCTCAAGGACGGCGGCCGCGCCTTCGCCGTGCGTACGGAACTGGGCGTGCCGGGCGATGCGGCTCGCTTCTGGGAAACCTTCGACGAGGCGGGTCGGGAGTTCGTCCCCGACGGCAAGATCGACATCCTCGTCCACAACGCCGCCAAGGGCAGCTTCGCCCGGCTGGCCGACCTTCCCGAGGACGAGTTCGACCAGGTGATCGCGGTGAACGTGAAGGCGCCGCTCTTCATCACCAAGCTCGGGCTGCCGCGACTGCGCGACGGCGGCCGGATCATCAACATCTCCAGCCTCGCGGCCACCGTCGGGAGCCCGGAACTGCTGGCCTACGGCGTCAGCAAAGCGGCACTGAACACGTTCACGCTGGATCTGGCTCTGGATCTGGGCCCGCGGGGAATCACCGTCAACTCGGTGTCACCCGGCGTCGTCATGACCAGGAACAGTCAGTACCTGCGTGACAACGCGGAACTCGCGGCGCAGCAGGCTGCCCGGGTCGCCCTCGGCCGGCTCGGCGAGCCGGAGGACGTGGCGAGCATCATCGCCTTCCTCGCCTCCGACGAGGGGCGCTGGGTGACCGGCCAGGTCATCGACGCCTCGGGCGGCACCGCGCTCTGA
- a CDS encoding alpha/beta hydrolase yields the protein MHITIPRGPIELAAELHLPADLDEAAPLRVVVLSTPGSSVKEQIGANYASRLAARTIAALVFDPANQGQSGGEPRDLEDPYRRGEDISYAIDALSTIPGIDPHRIGVLGICAGGGYAIHTARTDHRIKAVGVVDPGNIGMAFRGFQPDGPAAALDALAEARLQEARTGVLTRDNWLPDTLEDAAAAGVTDVDVLQAITYYRTGRGGNEHSTNRRLSRGDSLLLGYDAYHLVDQLMTQPLQLVLAEHLEGTGFDESARRLWDLAPNPVDRLVVAGARHYEMYDVPQYVDAAVDRLATFYDKNL from the coding sequence ATGCACATCACCATCCCGCGCGGGCCGATCGAGCTCGCCGCCGAGCTGCACCTGCCCGCTGACCTCGACGAGGCCGCACCGCTGCGCGTGGTTGTTCTCTCCACGCCCGGCAGCAGCGTGAAGGAGCAGATCGGCGCGAACTATGCGTCGCGCCTCGCCGCCCGCACCATCGCGGCCCTCGTCTTCGATCCCGCCAACCAGGGTCAGAGCGGCGGCGAGCCCCGCGACCTCGAGGACCCTTACCGTCGCGGTGAGGACATCTCGTACGCCATCGACGCGCTCAGCACGATCCCCGGCATCGACCCGCACCGCATCGGTGTCCTGGGCATCTGCGCCGGCGGCGGTTACGCCATCCACACCGCCCGCACGGACCACCGCATCAAGGCGGTCGGCGTCGTCGACCCCGGCAACATCGGCATGGCGTTCCGCGGCTTCCAGCCCGACGGCCCAGCAGCTGCGCTCGACGCCTTGGCCGAGGCGCGCCTGCAGGAAGCCCGGACCGGCGTGCTGACCCGGGACAACTGGCTGCCCGACACCCTCGAGGACGCCGCCGCGGCTGGTGTCACCGACGTCGACGTCCTGCAGGCGATCACGTACTACCGCACCGGACGCGGTGGCAACGAGCACTCGACGAACCGGCGGCTCTCCCGCGGTGACTCGCTGCTGCTCGGCTACGACGCCTACCACCTGGTCGACCAGCTCATGACCCAGCCGCTGCAGCTGGTCCTCGCCGAACACCTCGAGGGCACCGGCTTCGACGAGTCGGCCCGGCGGCTGTGGGACCTGGCCCCCAACCCCGTCGACCGCCTGGTCGTCGCCGGCGCCCGCCACTACGAGATGTACGACGTGCCGCAATACGTCGACGCCGCCGTCGACCGCCTCGCCACCTTTTACGATAAGAACCTGTAG
- a CDS encoding ABC transporter permease produces MLPIAYSEFAQIFRNRAVLISNLVMPLLASAFFIYQRDSFAQIGSLGYIAAVLVFTVGAFSLYTTAVTTLSARRQDLFLKRLRSTAAGDPAILSGLTLPVALTALVQVVAILVIFAVVSGGPADVVLLAVAILATFVMMLALALATAGVTGSPEQAQVTTLPISLLVIAVASWVGITGTESLTLLKRLLPGGSATELIVNTWNGGVPLAESLPLLAPTLGWVVVAIVLALRLFRWEPRR; encoded by the coding sequence ATGCTTCCCATCGCGTACAGCGAATTCGCCCAGATCTTCCGCAACCGCGCCGTGCTCATCTCCAACCTCGTCATGCCGTTGCTGGCCAGCGCGTTTTTCATCTACCAACGCGACTCGTTCGCTCAGATCGGCAGCCTGGGGTACATCGCCGCGGTCCTCGTCTTCACCGTCGGCGCGTTCAGCCTCTACACCACGGCGGTGACCACCCTGTCCGCCCGTCGCCAGGACCTGTTCCTCAAGCGGCTGCGGTCCACGGCGGCCGGTGACCCGGCGATCCTGTCCGGCCTGACCCTGCCGGTCGCTCTCACCGCCCTCGTTCAGGTGGTGGCCATTCTGGTGATCTTCGCGGTGGTCAGCGGCGGCCCCGCCGACGTGGTGCTGCTGGCCGTGGCGATCCTGGCGACCTTCGTCATGATGCTGGCCCTGGCTCTGGCCACCGCCGGCGTCACCGGCTCGCCCGAGCAGGCCCAGGTCACCACGCTGCCGATCAGCCTGCTGGTCATCGCCGTGGCCAGCTGGGTCGGCATCACCGGCACGGAGAGCCTCACCCTGCTCAAGCGGCTGCTGCCCGGCGGGTCGGCCACCGAGCTGATCGTGAACACCTGGAACGGCGGTGTGCCGCTCGCCGAGTCGCTGCCGCTGCTGGCGCCGACGCTCGGCTGGGTCGTCGTGGCGATCGTGCTCGCCCTGCGCCTCTTCCGCTGGGAACCCCGCCGATGA
- a CDS encoding helix-turn-helix transcriptional regulator, producing MELFGRRAELAVLDGLLARAAHGSGSGLVLWGEPGIGKSALIEYAVAAASNAVVLRCRGTRMESELPFAALHELLWPVVDRLETLAAPQAAALRGALGMSRDQAGRFLVGAAVLSLVSGLARDRPVLVVVDDAQWVDEASAQCLGFLARRVAAEPVVVLLTEHEDPASGPWETLPALAVTGVAEDDARKLVAAAVPGADEALVDRTVRAAGGNPLALQELATLEHGSDDHAPPEVGPRLRRAFRDRAAAMTPPARALLLLATAEDRGDRHLVQRAGAQWGAGSSTWDEVLRSGLIRATGDRLEFRHPLIRAAVYDGASFPDRQAAHRALAAALPGDAVAERAWHLSAAADGPDEEVAALLEEAAEQCLRRSAGPVAVRTLRRAAELSPTSADAGRRLAAAARAAWDGGRAGAARQLLDEAEGLCGERAVVRLSGGLRGLLEFADGIPERAHRYLVYDMAEVPDAVRAIELGTVAVRAAWSAGRPDLQQEALEQVRAVRTDGEDALAELVPVLRNWWSCYDESGEITPASLDLDSRTVGRLGTAAWTLLPPVPLVQAWGIEGGLLDVLRVQAAQLRRRHELAALAMVLAQTAVLDLAAGRWAAAEASAAEGLQLAGEAGADHVAAQCHSCLGLLAAARGDSRAVAEHTTQILEVSVPRGVRALSASAYWHRGRAALFDGRPQEALSDLRCLADPVHEAAHPTFALFAAVDTVEAAVQAGDTGLVEAQVDRMERWAKRTDAPWVRTASHRLRALAHGRTPAAEDSFRAALDGVGADPFEYARLRLLYGEWLRRARRRADARYQLAEAAEIFDRLGAVALRSRALREHALTERPASSRAPGPAAAAGLTAQELRVAALAADRLTNREIAEQLLISPRTVGHHLASVYPKLGITSRAELARIDFAAGLRLRPAD from the coding sequence ATGGAGCTGTTCGGGCGGCGTGCCGAGCTCGCCGTGCTCGACGGGCTGCTGGCGCGGGCGGCGCACGGCTCGGGGTCCGGCCTGGTGCTGTGGGGTGAGCCGGGCATCGGCAAGAGTGCCCTGATCGAGTACGCCGTCGCGGCTGCGTCCAATGCCGTTGTCCTGCGGTGCCGGGGCACGCGGATGGAGTCGGAGCTGCCGTTCGCGGCGTTGCACGAGCTGCTGTGGCCGGTGGTGGACCGGCTGGAGACGCTCGCCGCCCCGCAGGCCGCGGCGTTGCGCGGTGCGCTGGGGATGAGCCGGGATCAGGCCGGTCGATTTCTCGTCGGGGCGGCCGTGCTGTCGCTGGTGTCCGGCCTGGCCCGGGACCGTCCGGTGCTCGTGGTCGTGGATGACGCCCAGTGGGTCGACGAGGCAAGCGCGCAGTGCCTCGGTTTTCTCGCGCGGCGGGTGGCGGCCGAGCCGGTTGTTGTCCTGCTCACCGAGCACGAGGATCCCGCCTCCGGACCATGGGAGACGCTGCCCGCGCTGGCGGTGACGGGTGTGGCCGAGGACGACGCCCGCAAGCTCGTGGCCGCGGCAGTGCCGGGTGCTGACGAGGCGCTGGTCGACCGTACGGTCCGCGCGGCCGGGGGCAACCCGTTGGCGCTGCAGGAGCTGGCCACGCTGGAGCACGGTAGCGATGACCACGCGCCGCCCGAGGTGGGGCCGCGGTTGCGGCGGGCGTTCCGTGACCGGGCTGCCGCCATGACGCCGCCGGCCCGGGCGTTGTTGCTGCTGGCCACGGCCGAGGACCGAGGCGACCGGCATCTTGTGCAGCGTGCCGGGGCGCAGTGGGGTGCCGGGTCGTCCACCTGGGACGAGGTGCTGCGCTCCGGTCTGATCCGTGCCACCGGCGACCGGCTGGAGTTCCGGCACCCGCTGATCCGGGCCGCGGTGTACGACGGCGCCTCTTTCCCGGACCGGCAGGCCGCGCACCGGGCGCTGGCTGCGGCTCTGCCCGGGGATGCCGTCGCCGAACGTGCCTGGCATCTGTCCGCCGCCGCCGACGGGCCGGACGAGGAAGTCGCCGCCTTGCTGGAGGAGGCCGCCGAGCAGTGCCTGCGGCGCAGTGCGGGTCCGGTGGCGGTACGCACGCTGCGCCGGGCGGCGGAGCTCTCGCCGACATCGGCCGACGCGGGGCGCCGGTTGGCCGCTGCCGCCCGTGCCGCGTGGGACGGCGGCCGCGCCGGGGCCGCGCGACAGCTGCTCGACGAGGCCGAGGGACTGTGCGGCGAGCGGGCCGTCGTGCGGTTGAGCGGCGGGTTGCGCGGCCTTCTCGAGTTCGCCGACGGCATTCCCGAACGTGCCCACCGCTACCTGGTGTACGACATGGCCGAGGTCCCCGACGCCGTTCGCGCGATCGAGCTGGGAACGGTGGCGGTCCGTGCGGCGTGGTCGGCCGGCCGGCCCGATCTGCAGCAGGAGGCGCTCGAGCAGGTGCGGGCGGTACGCACCGACGGCGAGGACGCGCTGGCCGAGCTGGTGCCGGTGCTGCGGAACTGGTGGTCGTGTTACGACGAGAGCGGTGAGATCACCCCGGCTTCTCTGGACCTGGACAGCCGGACGGTCGGCCGGCTCGGTACGGCCGCGTGGACGCTGCTCCCGCCCGTGCCGCTGGTCCAGGCCTGGGGGATCGAGGGCGGACTGCTCGATGTGCTGCGCGTACAGGCGGCGCAGCTGCGGCGGCGGCACGAACTCGCCGCCCTGGCCATGGTGCTGGCCCAGACCGCGGTGCTCGACCTCGCCGCGGGCCGGTGGGCCGCCGCGGAGGCCTCGGCGGCCGAAGGGCTGCAGCTGGCCGGCGAGGCCGGGGCGGATCACGTGGCGGCGCAGTGTCACTCGTGTTTGGGACTGCTGGCCGCTGCCCGGGGCGACAGCCGCGCCGTCGCCGAGCACACCACGCAGATCCTGGAGGTCTCGGTCCCGCGGGGAGTGCGAGCGCTCAGTGCATCGGCGTACTGGCACCGCGGGCGGGCGGCGCTGTTCGACGGCCGGCCCCAGGAGGCGCTGAGCGACCTGCGATGTCTCGCCGACCCCGTCCACGAGGCCGCCCACCCGACGTTTGCGCTGTTCGCCGCCGTGGACACCGTCGAGGCGGCGGTGCAGGCCGGTGACACCGGCCTCGTCGAGGCTCAGGTGGACAGGATGGAGCGGTGGGCCAAGCGTACGGACGCGCCGTGGGTTCGGACGGCTTCCCACCGTCTGCGCGCCCTGGCCCACGGCAGGACACCGGCGGCCGAGGACTCGTTCCGGGCCGCCCTGGACGGGGTCGGGGCGGACCCGTTCGAGTACGCCCGTCTGCGGCTGTTGTACGGCGAATGGCTGCGGCGCGCACGGCGCCGGGCTGACGCGCGGTACCAGCTCGCCGAAGCAGCCGAGATCTTCGACCGCCTGGGTGCGGTGGCCCTGCGGTCGCGGGCGCTGCGCGAGCACGCCCTGACCGAGCGGCCGGCCTCTTCCCGGGCGCCTGGTCCCGCGGCGGCGGCCGGCCTCACTGCGCAGGAGCTGCGGGTCGCCGCGCTGGCGGCGGACCGTCTGACCAACCGCGAGATCGCGGAACAGCTGCTGATCAGTCCCCGTACGGTCGGCCACCACCTGGCCAGCGTCTACCCCAAGCTGGGCATCACCTCGCGGGCCGAGCTGGCCCGGATCGACTTCGCCGCGGGTCTACGGCTCCGACCGGCCGACTGA
- a CDS encoding DUF5996 family protein has translation MTSPATPSWPSLRVSDWTATRDTLHMWTQIVGKIRMAHTPLLNHWWQVTLYVSARGLTTSAIPHRTGAFEIEFDFVGHQLEVRSSTGDTRSLPLRPMPVAEFYTRILAMLGELGIEATIRPHPNEVDPAIPFAEDYEHASYDAAAVTLFWRQLLQANRVMSEFRSHFVGKVSPVHFFWGAMDLACTRFSGRPAPAHPGGAPNCGDWVMVEGYSQELSSCGFWPGGGEEGAFYSYAYPTPDGFADQTVLPEGAFYSKEFQQFLFPYEAARAAPDPDRAVAEFLRSTYEAAADLGQWDRAALEDNPARWSVGRSEP, from the coding sequence ATGACCAGCCCTGCAACACCGAGCTGGCCGAGCCTGCGGGTCTCGGACTGGACCGCCACCCGCGACACCCTGCACATGTGGACCCAGATCGTGGGCAAGATCCGGATGGCCCACACGCCACTGCTGAACCACTGGTGGCAGGTGACCCTGTACGTCAGTGCCCGCGGTTTGACGACCTCGGCCATCCCGCACCGTACGGGAGCCTTCGAGATCGAATTCGACTTTGTCGGCCACCAGCTCGAGGTCCGCAGCAGCACCGGCGACACGCGGAGCCTGCCGCTGCGGCCGATGCCGGTCGCCGAGTTCTACACCCGGATCCTGGCGATGCTCGGCGAGCTCGGGATCGAGGCGACGATCCGGCCGCACCCCAACGAGGTGGACCCGGCGATCCCCTTTGCCGAGGACTACGAGCACGCCTCCTACGACGCTGCTGCGGTCACGCTGTTCTGGCGGCAACTGCTGCAGGCCAACCGCGTGATGAGCGAGTTCCGGTCGCACTTCGTCGGCAAGGTCAGCCCGGTGCACTTCTTCTGGGGAGCGATGGACCTGGCCTGCACCCGCTTCTCCGGGCGTCCCGCGCCGGCACATCCCGGCGGGGCCCCGAACTGCGGGGACTGGGTCATGGTCGAGGGCTACTCGCAGGAGCTGTCCAGCTGCGGCTTCTGGCCCGGCGGTGGTGAGGAAGGCGCTTTCTACTCCTACGCCTACCCCACCCCTGACGGCTTCGCCGATCAGACGGTCCTTCCCGAGGGAGCCTTCTACAGCAAGGAATTCCAGCAGTTCCTGTTCCCGTACGAGGCCGCGCGCGCCGCACCCGACCCGGACCGCGCCGTCGCCGAGTTCCTCCGCAGCACCTACGAGGCCGCCGCAGATCTCGGGCAATGGGACCGCGCCGCACTGGAGGACAACCCCGCCCGATGGTCAGTCGGCCGGTCGGAGCCGTAG
- a CDS encoding ABC transporter ATP-binding protein: MDRLNVSYGDFQAVKELSIQVEQGELYALLGTNGAGKTSALEVIEGHRKASSGTVRVFGESPADRRAVRPRMGIMLQESGFSADLTAEESVRLVGRLSGRSDSVDRVLGIVDLTRKAATRVGQLSGGEKRRLDFATAVYGRPELIFLDEPTTGLDIQSRDALWEAVEELRGNGSTVVLTTHYLEEAQQHADRIGLMHRGTLRTQGTVPELTRALPAAIEFSLSPGAPVPPLGAAQPAGLAYQIETFELQADLKRLLDWADQHDVDLHGLSAAPTRLDDVFRAIETDPVPTPTR, translated from the coding sequence GTGGACCGACTGAATGTCTCGTACGGTGATTTCCAGGCCGTCAAGGAGCTGAGCATCCAGGTCGAGCAAGGTGAGCTGTACGCCCTGCTCGGCACCAACGGGGCCGGCAAGACCTCGGCGCTGGAAGTCATCGAGGGGCATCGCAAGGCGTCCTCGGGCACCGTGCGTGTCTTCGGGGAGAGTCCGGCGGACCGCCGGGCGGTGCGGCCCCGGATGGGGATCATGTTGCAGGAGAGCGGGTTCTCCGCCGACCTCACCGCCGAGGAGTCCGTCCGGCTGGTCGGCCGGCTGTCGGGCCGCTCCGATTCGGTCGACCGTGTCCTGGGCATCGTCGACCTCACGCGCAAGGCCGCGACCAGGGTCGGTCAGCTCTCCGGCGGCGAGAAGAGGCGGCTCGACTTCGCCACCGCCGTCTACGGGCGACCGGAGCTGATCTTCCTGGACGAGCCCACCACGGGGCTGGACATCCAGTCCCGGGACGCCCTGTGGGAGGCCGTGGAGGAACTGCGCGGCAACGGGTCGACCGTCGTCCTGACGACGCACTACCTCGAAGAGGCGCAGCAGCACGCCGACCGCATCGGGCTCATGCACCGGGGCACGCTGCGCACCCAGGGAACGGTGCCCGAACTGACCCGGGCGCTGCCGGCGGCGATCGAGTTCTCGCTCTCCCCCGGCGCGCCCGTGCCGCCCCTCGGCGCCGCTCAGCCGGCGGGCCTGGCCTACCAGATCGAGACGTTCGAACTGCAGGCCGATCTCAAGCGGCTGCTCGACTGGGCGGACCAGCACGACGTCGACCTGCACGGGCTCTCCGCCGCACCGACCCGGCTGGACGACGTCTTCCGCGCCATCGAGACCGACCCGGTCCCCACCCCGACCCGCTGA